The proteins below are encoded in one region of Streptomyces sp. NBC_00490:
- a CDS encoding SDR family oxidoreductase translates to MTASLNGKVALVTGGSRGIGAATAVRLAREGADVALTYVNGKEAAEDVVRAVEAVGRRAVALRADSADAAEAAGAVDRAVEALGDLDVLVNNVGVGVLGPLEDLSLAEVDRVLAVNVRGVFLASQAAAARMSSGGRIITVGTCMTQRVPGPGGTLYATSKSALIGLTKALARELGPRGITANIVHPGPVDTDMNPADGPYAAGQAAMTALGRFGTAGEVAGMVAYLAGADYVTGAELSVDGGHAA, encoded by the coding sequence ATGACTGCTTCTCTGAACGGCAAGGTGGCTCTCGTCACGGGCGGCAGCCGCGGTATCGGCGCGGCGACAGCGGTACGGCTGGCCCGGGAGGGCGCGGACGTGGCCCTCACGTACGTGAACGGCAAGGAGGCGGCCGAGGACGTCGTACGGGCCGTCGAGGCGGTGGGGCGCCGTGCGGTGGCCCTGCGGGCGGACTCCGCGGACGCGGCCGAGGCGGCGGGAGCCGTGGACCGTGCGGTGGAGGCGCTGGGCGACCTGGACGTGCTGGTCAACAACGTGGGCGTGGGGGTGCTGGGGCCGCTGGAGGACCTGTCGCTCGCGGAGGTGGACCGGGTGCTGGCGGTCAATGTGCGCGGGGTGTTCCTGGCCTCGCAGGCGGCGGCCGCGCGGATGTCGTCCGGGGGCCGGATCATCACCGTCGGCACCTGTATGACCCAGCGGGTGCCGGGCCCCGGCGGGACCCTCTACGCGACCAGCAAGTCGGCCCTGATCGGCCTCACGAAGGCCCTCGCCCGGGAACTCGGCCCCCGCGGTATCACCGCGAACATCGTGCATCCGGGTCCTGTCGACACGGACATGAATCCGGCGGACGGGCCCTACGCGGCGGGGCAGGCGGCGATGACGGCGCTCGGGCGGTTCGGGACGGCCGGCGAGGTGGCGGGGATGGTCGCCTACCTGGCGGGGGCGGATTACGTGACGGGGGCGGAGCTGTCGGTGGACGGGGGGCACGCGGCGTGA
- a CDS encoding AIM24 family protein, translating to MTLQQDIVGNAMQMAVVSLQPGQTVYCEAGKFLFKTTNVTMETRLGGPSNPGGQQPQGGAGGMGGMLRQAMGTAMQVGQRALAGESLAFQYFTSTGGEGTVGFAGVLPGEMRALELDGTRAWFAEKDAFVAAESTVDFGIAFQGGRTGMKGGEGFVLEKFTGRGTVIIAGAGNFIDLDPADFGGRIEVDTGCVVAFEEGIRYGVQRVGGLNRQGLMNAVLGGEGLSLATLEGSGRVILQSLTIESLANALKKAQGGDKQGPTGGLFSTNAG from the coding sequence GTGACCCTTCAGCAAGACATCGTCGGCAACGCCATGCAGATGGCGGTCGTCAGCCTGCAGCCCGGTCAGACCGTGTACTGCGAGGCCGGAAAGTTCCTGTTCAAGACCACGAACGTCACCATGGAGACCCGCCTCGGCGGCCCGTCGAACCCCGGTGGCCAGCAGCCCCAGGGCGGCGCCGGCGGTATGGGCGGCATGCTCCGCCAGGCCATGGGCACCGCCATGCAGGTCGGTCAGCGTGCCCTCGCGGGCGAGTCGCTGGCGTTCCAGTACTTCACGTCGACCGGCGGCGAGGGCACCGTCGGCTTCGCGGGCGTCCTGCCCGGTGAGATGCGGGCCCTGGAGCTCGACGGCACGCGCGCGTGGTTCGCGGAGAAGGACGCCTTCGTCGCCGCCGAGTCCACCGTCGACTTCGGCATCGCCTTCCAGGGCGGCAGGACTGGCATGAAGGGCGGCGAGGGGTTCGTCCTGGAGAAGTTCACCGGCCGCGGCACCGTGATCATCGCTGGCGCCGGAAACTTCATCGACCTCGATCCGGCGGACTTCGGGGGCCGCATCGAGGTCGACACGGGCTGCGTCGTCGCCTTCGAGGAGGGCATCCGCTACGGCGTCCAGCGCGTCGGCGGCCTCAACCGGCAGGGGCTCATGAACGCCGTCCTCGGTGGCGAGGGCCTCTCCCTGGCCACCCTGGAGGGCAGCGGCCGCGTCATCCTCCAGTCCCTCACCATCGAGAGCCTCGCCAACGCCCTGAAGAAGGCGCAGGGCGGCGACAAGCAGGGCCCGACGGGCGGCCTGTTCTCCACGAACGCCGGGTGA
- a CDS encoding dihydrofolate reductase family protein: MGKLVSQIFVSLDGVYQGPGGPQEDTRGGFEQGGWTVPYADEDFGRFVGGVFADVGAFLLGRRTYDIFAGYWPKVTDPADPVAAKLNALPKYVASSTLTDPEWSGTTVIGGDLAKEVTSLKERTDGEIQLHGSGALLRSLLNLDLIDTVHLITFPVVLGAGRRLFTEGGLPTAFTHRSGLITSTGASIQTYDLAGRPEYGSYELPENP, translated from the coding sequence ATGGGCAAGCTCGTCTCCCAGATCTTCGTCAGCCTCGACGGCGTCTACCAGGGCCCCGGCGGCCCCCAGGAGGACACCAGGGGCGGCTTCGAGCAGGGCGGCTGGACCGTCCCGTACGCCGACGAGGACTTCGGCCGGTTCGTCGGCGGGGTCTTCGCCGACGTCGGCGCGTTCCTCCTCGGCCGTCGCACGTACGACATCTTCGCCGGGTACTGGCCGAAGGTGACCGACCCCGCCGACCCGGTCGCCGCGAAGCTCAACGCCCTGCCGAAGTACGTCGCCTCCTCCACTCTCACCGACCCGGAGTGGTCCGGCACCACTGTCATCGGCGGTGACCTCGCCAAGGAGGTCACCTCCCTCAAGGAGCGCACCGACGGCGAGATCCAGCTCCACGGCAGCGGAGCCCTCCTGCGGTCCCTGCTGAACCTCGACCTGATCGACACCGTCCACCTGATCACCTTCCCGGTCGTGCTCGGCGCCGGCCGCCGCCTCTTCACCGAGGGCGGCCTGCCGACCGCCTTCACGCACCGGAGCGGGCTCATCACCTCCACGGGCGCCTCCATCCAGACGTACGACCTGGCGGGACGGCCGGAGTACGGGTCTTACGAGCTCCCCGAAAACCCCTAG
- a CDS encoding DMT family transporter, protein MSSIAVPGVLAPRRTWLTDLPVLLVAVVWGASYLAAKDITTARTVIAVLVLRFAIVLPALVAVGWRSLRTLSAVQWRGAGLLGLILSGIFLLETYGVVHTSATNAGLIISLTMIFTPLAEAAVTRTRPSRAFLGAAALSVLGVVLLTQGGGFTSPSLGDLLMLLAALARTVHVLAMSRVKSVQGADALSLTTVQLGAAVAVFALLATGADATPWQTAVDFGPREWAGLLFLSVCCTLFAFFVQMWAVRRTSPSRVSLLLGTEPLWAALAGITLGGERLGVLGLAGGALVLVGTAWGRRAAG, encoded by the coding sequence ATGTCCTCGATCGCCGTACCGGGCGTCCTCGCGCCCCGCCGCACCTGGCTGACCGACCTGCCCGTCCTGCTCGTGGCGGTGGTGTGGGGCGCGAGCTATCTCGCCGCCAAGGACATCACCACCGCCCGCACGGTGATCGCGGTCCTGGTGCTGCGCTTCGCGATCGTCCTGCCCGCCCTCGTGGCCGTCGGCTGGCGCTCGCTGCGCACCCTGAGCGCCGTCCAGTGGCGCGGGGCCGGACTCCTCGGGCTGATCCTCAGCGGGATCTTCCTGCTGGAGACGTACGGCGTCGTCCACACCTCGGCCACCAACGCGGGCCTCATCATCAGCCTCACCATGATCTTCACGCCGCTCGCCGAGGCCGCCGTCACCCGCACCCGCCCCTCACGGGCCTTCCTCGGCGCCGCCGCCCTCTCCGTGCTCGGCGTCGTCCTGCTCACCCAGGGCGGCGGCTTCACCTCGCCCTCCCTCGGCGATCTGCTCATGCTGCTCGCGGCCCTGGCCCGCACGGTCCACGTCCTGGCCATGTCCCGCGTCAAGTCCGTCCAGGGCGCCGACGCGCTCTCCCTGACCACCGTCCAACTCGGCGCCGCCGTGGCGGTGTTCGCGCTCCTGGCGACCGGCGCCGACGCCACGCCCTGGCAGACGGCCGTGGACTTCGGGCCGCGTGAGTGGGCCGGGCTGCTGTTCCTGTCCGTGTGCTGCACGTTGTTCGCCTTCTTCGTGCAGATGTGGGCGGTCCGCCGCACCTCCCCCTCCCGGGTCAGCCTGCTCCTGGGCACCGAACCCCTGTGGGCCGCCCTGGCCGGTATCACGCTCGGCGGGGAACGGCTCGGCGTCCTCGGCCTGGCGGGCGGCGCGCTGGTGCTTGTGGGGACCGCGTGGGGGCGCCGGGCGGCAGGTTAA
- a CDS encoding ribonuclease domain-containing protein: MRFPPRITRIGAAAAVLSALLVGGTVATASPAAAAVGSICYSALPSQAHDTLDLIEQGGPFPYSQDGAVFQNREGVLPSQSSSYYHEYTVITPGSSTRGARRIVTGQKTQEDYYTADHYATFKLVNYGC, from the coding sequence ATGAGATTCCCCCCACGAATCACTCGTATCGGCGCCGCGGCCGCCGTCCTGTCCGCGCTTCTCGTCGGCGGCACCGTCGCCACGGCCTCCCCGGCCGCCGCCGCGGTCGGCAGCATCTGCTACAGCGCCCTGCCCTCCCAGGCGCACGACACCCTCGACCTGATCGAGCAGGGTGGTCCCTTCCCGTACTCCCAGGACGGCGCCGTCTTCCAGAACCGGGAAGGCGTCCTGCCCAGCCAGTCGAGCAGCTACTACCACGAGTACACGGTCATCACGCCCGGATCGTCCACGCGCGGAGCCCGTCGTATCGTCACCGGCCAGAAGACCCAGGAGGACTACTACACGGCGGACCACTACGCCACGTTCAAGCTGGTCAACTACGGCTGCTGA